A DNA window from Brassica napus cultivar Da-Ae chromosome A4, Da-Ae, whole genome shotgun sequence contains the following coding sequences:
- the LOC106383865 gene encoding uncharacterized protein LOC106383865: MSGNYNYSNFREWMYKRIDEETGKLSEEFIAGVEQFMTFANSQSLTQSNGGKFFCPCTVCQNDKFLAGTKIWRHIYNRGFMPDYYVWYKHGEEIDIALGTSYVDPTHLSGSDQEVGNEDNYIYMVNDAFRDNVSFDNYQHDDSYQNVVDPQRNHSKKFYDLLEGAQNPLYDGCREGQSRLSLAARVLQNKADYNLSEKCVDSVCQMLTDYLPEGNTAIDSHYETEKLMHNLGLPYHTIDVCINNCMIFWKENERWEECQFCGAARWKPRDKRRRTKVPYSRMWYLPIADRLKRMYQSKKTAAAMRWHAEHQAKEGEMCHPSDAAEWKHFQDIYPQFAEEPRNVYLGLCTDGFNPFGMSRNHLLWPVILTPYNLPPDMCMSTEYFFLTILNSGPNHPRASLDIFLKPLIEELKELWSTGVEAYDVSLNQNFNLKAVLLWTISDFPAYGMLSGWTTHGKLACPICMEDTKAFYLHNGRKTCWFDCHRRFLPRDHPLRKNRKDFLKGKNAVNEFPPKSLTGEQVYSELSGVNPLKTSVCGGNGHEKKKPGYGKYHNWHKESIFWELPNWKDLILRDTILM; this comes from the coding sequence ATGTCTGGaaattataattattcaaaTTTCCGAGAGTGGATGTACAAGAGGATCGATGAGGAGACAGGAAAACTTTCTGAAGAGTTCATAGCGGGGGTGGAACAATTTATGACATTCGCAAACAGTCAGTCTCTAACACAAAGTAATGGCGGTAAGTTTTTCTGCCCGTGTACTGTTTGTCAAAACGATAAATTTCTCGCGGGAACAAAAATTTGGagacatatatataatagaggATTTATGCCAGACTATTATGTTTGGTATAAACATGGAGAAGAAATTGATATTGCATTAGGAACGAGTTATGTTGACCCGACGCATTTAAGTGGTAGTGATCAAGAAGTTGGTAATGaggataattatatatatatggtgaATGATGCATTTCGTGATAATGTGAGTTTTGATAACTATCAACATGATGATAGTTATCAGAATGTAGTAGACCCGCAACGCAACCATTCGAAGAAGTTCTACGATTTGTTAGAAGGAGCACAAAATCCTTTGTACGATGGTTGTCGTGAAGGGCAGTCACGGTTATCCTTAGCTGCTCGGGTCTTGCAAAACAAGGCAGATTATAATCTGAGTGAAAAATGTGTGGATTCAGTATGTCAAATGTTGACAGACTATTTACCAGAAGGAAACACAGCAATCGATTCACACTACGAGACCGAGAAGTTGATGCACAACTTAGGGCTCCCATATCATACAATTGATGTTTGTATTAACAATTGTATGATATTCTGGAAAGAAAATGAAAGGTGGGAAGAGTGCCAATTTTGTGGTGCAGCAAGATGGAAGCCTAGGGACAAAAGACGCAGAACCAAAGTACCATATAGTCGTATGTGGTATCTACCTATAGCTGACAGGCTGAAAAGAATGTATCAGAGCAAGAAGACAGCAGcggcaatgagatggcatgctgAGCACCAAGCAAAGGAGGGGGAAATGTGTCATCCATCTGATGCGGCAGAATGGAAACATTTTCAAGATATATATCCCCAGTTTGCCGAAGAACCTCGTAacgtttatcttggattatgtactgatggattCAATCCGTTTGGGATGTCTCGTAATCATTTATTGTGGCCCGTGATTCTGACTCCATATAATCTACCCCCTGATATGTGCATGAGTACAgagtatttttttcttacaattcTGAATTCTGGGCCAAATCATCCGCGAGCTAGTCTTGATATCTTCCTCAAACCTTTGATCGAGGAGTTAAAAGAATTGTGGTCAACTGGGGTTGAAGCATACGATGTGTccttaaatcaaaattttaatctaaaaGCTGTGTTACTATGGACGATAAGCGATTTTCCAGCGTATGGCATGTTATCAGGATGGACGACCCATGGTAAATTGGCTTGTCCAATTTGCATGGAAGATACGAAAGCTTTTTATCTACATAATGGAAGAAAGacgtgttggtttgattgtcaccgcaGATTTCTTCCTCGTGATCATCCACTAAGGAAGAATAGAAAGGACTTCTTGAAGGGAAAAAACGCGGTAAATGAATTTCCACCTAAATCTTTGACTGGTGAGCAAGTTTACTCAGAGTTATCGGGTGTCAATCCACTGAAAACGTCTGTTTGCGGTGGAAATGGTCATGAAAAGAAGAAGCCTGGTTATGGGAAATATCATAACTGGCATAAGGAAAGCATTTTTTGGGAGTTGCCAAACTGGAAGGACCTGATACTCCGAGACACaatcttgatgtga